From Maridesulfovibrio ferrireducens:
TGATAAAACCAAACCCGAATGGCACGTCCGCAATTCTTTGCCTAAAACAGGCGTCCGTTTTCTTCACCATGCAGATAAAGATGAGACAACTCTGCAAATGGCCCGCAACGCAGCCGAGAAAGCTCTTAAAAGCCTCGCAGAATCAGAGCTTCCAGACACTCTGATTGTTTGTACTCAGACTCCGGACAATCTTCTTCCTCACGTATCCGCCTGTCTTCAACACGAACTGGGACTCCCTTCGTCCACCAAATGTTTTGATATCAGCCTCGGTTGCAGCGGATACTGTTACGGTCTTTCAACAGCTTACGCTTATCTGACAGCAAATATCTCTAAAAGAGTGCTCTTTGTTACGGTTGATAACTACTCTAAAATAATCGATTCAGATACCAACAAAGCCTACCTGCTCTTTTCTGACGGAGCCTCTGCAACCATTATTGACAAACCTAAAACCTCCCCTGTTTTTCAATTTGGAACTGACGGCAGCCGTAACCAATCTATTGTCTGTAGCAATTCAGGTGTAAGCGTTACAACCGGAAAAGATCCCGAGACTCCCATTCCTAATCCT
This genomic window contains:
- a CDS encoding ketoacyl-ACP synthase III, which encodes MTALINTIEYYIPKNTVDCFELDKTKPEWHVRNSLPKTGVRFLHHADKDETTLQMARNAAEKALKSLAESELPDTLIVCTQTPDNLLPHVSACLQHELGLPSSTKCFDISLGCSGYCYGLSTAYAYLTANISKRVLFVTVDNYSKIIDSDTNKAYLLFSDGASATIIDKPKTSPVFQFGTDGSRNQSIVCSNSGVSVTTGKDPETPIPNPEFQMDGYKVLQFTIKTIPPEIIKLTESAGVSLEDIDLFIFHQASRRVLEEMGKKLAIPEEKLIIDLEEVGNITSSSIPIAMKRAEERGVLKRGDKVLLFGFGIGLSWSGAIIEY